In the Nicotiana tabacum cultivar K326 chromosome 16, ASM71507v2, whole genome shotgun sequence genome, one interval contains:
- the LOC107799862 gene encoding CASP-like protein PIMP1, with the protein MAPPPTTTIPPFVGLIVRVLTFICLLISLILIATNTKTIPTNIGDVKIKFSDFYAYRYLIATVVIGMAYTLLQTAFSIFLVTTGNRLGGEGFCLFDFYGDKFISYFLATGAAASFGMTQDLKQLQNGDDTLNKFLGIADAAASLCLLGFIFAAVSSVFSSYALPKRA; encoded by the exons ATGGCACCACCACCAACCACCACTATTCCGCCATTCGTCGGCCTCATCGTTAGGGTTCTTACGTTCATTTGCCTGTTGATTTCACTCATCTTGATTGCCACCAACACTAAAACTATCCCTACCAATATTGGTGATGTCAAAATCAAGTTTAGTGACTTTTATGCTTACAG ATACCTGATTGCTACTGTGGTAATTGGAATGGCATATACTCTTCTCCAAACTGCTTTCTCAATTTTCCTTGTGACCACTGGAAATCGCCTTGGTGGTGAAGGTTTCTGTCTATTTGACTTCTATGGTGACAAG TTTATCTCCTACTTCCTAGCAACGGGTGCAGCAGCAAGTTTTGGGATGACACAAGATTTGAAGCAACTCCAAAACGGTGACGACACACTGAATAAATTTCTGGGCATTGCAGATGCTGCGGCCAGCCTTTGTCTTTTGGGATTCATTTTCGCTGCTGTTTCCTCAGTTTTCTCATCTTATGCTCTTCCCAAAAGAGCttga